The following proteins are co-located in the Bacteroidales bacterium genome:
- a CDS encoding D-galactonate dehydratase family protein — MKITDAKVIVCSPGRNFVTLKIYTDEGVYGLGDATLNGMEKSVASYLEDYCIPSLIGRDPRNTEDIWNYFYRGVYWRRGAVSMTAVSAIDMALWDIKGKVLNTPLYNLIGGKSREKVLVYCHANGKNLNETIEKAGKEIEKGFKAVRIQSGVPGIEHTYGVAKDNKSYEPAHKGIPQEESWDTSKYLNFIPSLFEKAREVFGDNIHLLHDVHHRCTPVEAARLAKELEPYHLFWLEDPVAGELQEGLRLIRKHSATPIAIGEVFNSIYDYSTLFTEQLIDYVRMPLVHGGGVTHLLKVAAMASVYHINTGFHGATDLSPVNLAASVHFNTAVNNFGILEYMPHQDVVNEVFKTNYRFDDGFLTIDDTPGIGVDIDEKAAAKFPYSMARLPVNRKSDGTMFNW, encoded by the coding sequence GTGAAAATTACTGATGCAAAGGTTATTGTTTGTTCTCCGGGGAGAAATTTTGTTACCCTTAAGATTTATACTGACGAGGGCGTATACGGATTAGGTGATGCTACGCTGAACGGCATGGAGAAGTCTGTTGCTTCCTACCTCGAAGACTATTGTATACCCTCTCTTATCGGACGCGATCCGCGCAATACCGAGGATATATGGAACTATTTCTACAGGGGTGTCTACTGGAGAAGAGGTGCTGTTTCGATGACCGCTGTATCTGCAATTGATATGGCACTCTGGGATATTAAAGGGAAGGTTCTTAACACCCCTTTATATAATCTGATCGGCGGAAAGAGCCGGGAGAAAGTTTTGGTTTATTGTCATGCAAATGGTAAGAATCTTAACGAAACAATTGAAAAGGCAGGAAAGGAAATAGAAAAGGGATTTAAAGCTGTACGTATTCAGTCAGGGGTTCCTGGTATTGAGCATACATATGGTGTGGCTAAGGATAATAAATCATATGAACCTGCTCATAAAGGTATACCCCAGGAAGAATCCTGGGATACTTCAAAGTACCTGAACTTTATCCCTTCATTATTTGAAAAAGCCAGGGAAGTTTTTGGTGATAATATTCATCTTTTGCATGATGTCCATCACAGATGCACTCCTGTTGAGGCAGCACGTCTCGCAAAAGAACTCGAACCATATCATCTTTTCTGGCTGGAGGACCCTGTTGCAGGTGAGCTGCAGGAAGGACTGAGGCTTATCAGGAAACACTCTGCTACACCAATTGCTATAGGAGAAGTTTTTAACTCAATTTATGATTATTCGACTCTTTTTACTGAACAGCTTATCGACTATGTAAGAATGCCTCTGGTACATGGAGGAGGGGTAACTCATCTTCTAAAGGTTGCAGCCATGGCTTCTGTTTATCATATCAATACGGGTTTTCATGGAGCCACTGACCTGTCACCGGTGAACCTGGCTGCTTCAGTACATTTCAACACTGCCGTTAATAATTTCGGGATTCTTGAATATATGCCTCATCAGGATGTTGTAAATGAGGTATTTAAAACCAACTACAGGTTTGATGACGGATTCCTCACTATTGATGATACTCCAGGGATAGGGGTGGATATTGACGAAAAAGCTGCTGCAAAATTCCCTTACTCAATGGCCCGTCTTCCGGTAAACAGAAAATCTGACGGGACTATGTTCAATTGGTAG
- a CDS encoding SDR family oxidoreductase, with protein MTSDSKFRIAIITGGASGIGFAIAKKFVQNGIKVILIGRDKTKLKLACETLGELSDFVGCDLAELSELPGVIKEIHKKHGNIDILVNNAGMHLKKAIAEVSDEEYQKVILTNQTAMFSLTREVAGIMQKQCTGVILNISSMASQYGLPNVIAYTASKSAIEGMTRAMAVELAQYKIRVNCLAPGFIKTNMSTLALEKDPERKKKVLSRTPLGRLGKPEEVADAAYFLVSPSASFITGVILPVDGGNSIGF; from the coding sequence ATGACAAGCGATAGTAAATTCAGAATTGCAATAATTACTGGCGGAGCTTCGGGAATAGGTTTTGCAATTGCAAAAAAGTTTGTGCAGAATGGTATTAAAGTAATCCTTATCGGAAGAGATAAGACAAAGCTTAAGCTGGCTTGTGAAACACTCGGGGAGTTGTCTGACTTTGTCGGGTGTGATCTTGCAGAACTCTCTGAATTACCGGGTGTTATCAAAGAAATCCATAAAAAACACGGGAATATTGATATTCTTGTAAATAACGCCGGAATGCACCTGAAGAAGGCAATTGCTGAGGTAAGCGATGAAGAATATCAGAAGGTTATCCTTACAAATCAGACAGCAATGTTCAGCCTGACAAGAGAAGTGGCAGGTATTATGCAGAAACAGTGCACCGGTGTAATTCTTAATATCAGTTCAATGGCGTCGCAATACGGACTTCCGAATGTAATTGCCTATACAGCTTCAAAATCAGCTATTGAAGGCATGACCAGGGCAATGGCTGTTGAGCTTGCTCAGTATAAAATCAGGGTAAACTGTCTTGCCCCCGGATTCATTAAAACCAATATGTCGACACTTGCTCTTGAAAAAGATCCTGAACGCAAAAAGAAAGTACTCTCAAGAACTCCGTTAGGACGGCTTGGTAAACCTGAAGAAGTGGCAGATGCTGCTTATTTTCTTGTTTCACCGTCAGCGTCATTTATCACCGGGGTCATTCTGCCGGTTGACGGGGGAAATTCGATTGGGTTTTAA